The Gossypium hirsutum isolate 1008001.06 chromosome D07, Gossypium_hirsutum_v2.1, whole genome shotgun sequence genome includes the window GGTTCCAAGAACGATTAGTCAACCAGctcaaagtaaataaattattaaaaataaaaaaaaattataaaaaccaaATCAACTACCGATTCAATTGGCTTTTTGGCTTGGCTCAACCAGTCCATATCGGTTTGCAAGTTAACCATTTTTTACCTCTCACAAGTAAGCTGATTCTTAGTCCAACCGGTGTAGTCTAGTTTAAATATCattgaattttgggtttttttataattttaaaatattttttaaaaattcatttttatttttttactttttagtttGAAAgattttttccataatttttttaatataatttttaaattttaaattttttgtttaagatatgaaaaaaattaaatataattttttataataatattttcttttaaagggAAAGGACCAATttgacaaaacatataaatattgaGGACTAAAAAGGTTATTTTACCTTTGACATCATTAAGTTAATAGTAAAATTAGATTGAAGGGACCAAgattcttaaattaaaaaaacaaaaggagtaaatttctcaaaattaaagtattggaactaaattttaaatttaaaaagaatatttcaatttaaagtGTTAACTAAAAAAAGTAAAGGGGCATTATGTAAAACTGACCCGATTATCTAGCGGATCCTTCAAGTGTAAAATGGAACATTCGGGGATTAGTATGGTTGGCCCCTCAAAACTAATTTGGGCAGGAGAAAGTTTCTGAGATAGCAAAACAATTACCACCCATGGGAACGGTCTCTGATTCACCAGAAGATAGTCCAAACCCTAATCCACCACCATCGCCGCCCAGCGATTTCCCTTCTAAAAGCGAATCGAATGCTCCCGAACAAGTCACTCCATGGATCGATTCCGCTGTGGAGCAAGCTCTTCTATACCAGAAGATCATCGAACAGAACGTTAACGACGCTATCAAAGCTTCTAGATCTCGACTTTCAGAAATTCGCTCCACCTCCTCAGCTCATTTTAATCTAACCATTGTAcgcttctctctctctctttttagcCGAGAATTAGGAGAAGgggaaatttattttattttattatatacttttaaattGCTAGGAGTCACTTAAAGATGTCAAATCACAACTTGATGTTTACGAGGATTTGGCATTCGGCAAAGTTAAAGGTCTGTTCCGTCAACCCATTCAATCCATGCACGTTCTGCTTGTAACTTGAAGAATTAATTTTCGGTTTTGAGGTTTCACATTTTTGTTGCAGAGGGGATTAATATTGCAGCTTCGAATCCATTGATCACCGGCGGTGCTGCTGTTGGCTTGGGATTCCTGGTACTTAAAAGTATGGTTCCTAGGTTGTATATGCAACAATGGGCATCAATTAAAACCGTCTCTATCCTTTTTGTATATGATGAAAATGATGCTACCATGTAATTGTACGAGCAAATGTATATGCATAACTCGCTATTCATTGAGACTAGCTCTTTCTATGGTCTGGTGTTGTTTGTCATGACCAATTTTAATGATTAGTTTAAGTGTTTTAGAATTGTTAAGGGGTCTTGATAAAGTTGTTCCTTAGAGAACTTGCAGGTTTACGATTCCCAGCCTTGCAAGTGCCAAGTTTGCTTAATTCCTTAAATGACATATTAAGCAATTCTCTGCATCTTCTTACTTGTAGTTGTTGCAATGTCCAGGGCCAAGACATTTACTGTATTACAAGACTTTGCGTCTTTTTCAGAGCGAAGAGGTCAGTTAAATATCGTTCGCCTTATACGTTATGATTTATTGAGTCCCCTTTCTGTCCTTTTTGTTGGTGGGTTTATTTAGCTAATAAATACATATACTCAATTTGGATTCTGGAAGACACACTACTTATTCTCATTTTGGATTTTAGAAAAGGACATGAATGAGATTTCTAACTACATGCAAAAAGTTACCCTCCCAGGACATTGGAATGTTAGGTCTGTATAAACTACAATTTCTCAAAGAGTGAAATCCATACCTACCTGCAACAGAATCTTGAATTCCATTTTCTTCCTGAAAGTTCAAATCTGTTAACCTACTTGCAATCATACTCATTTTTCATGGTAAAAGTATGGAAACAAATGGCTATCCCAAATTTGTATCAACTCTAAGGATTATTTAAGTTTGCAGCATAGAAGGTAGTAGAATTTTGATATGTCAAGGGAAAGTTGAAACAGCTTGTTGTAGTAATGTTGGAGGAGCTTTTTCTAGCTTCTTCTTCCATATTGCTTGAATGAATGCCTCCCAAACTGTTTTTtggatcttctatttctttttgcACATCATGGTCCATGCAGTGATGTTTTAATCAGTTTTTACTGTTTACGACACAATCACTCAGTTCAGGAAGCATCTTTCTGAATTTATTAGATTATTTTGAACCAAAAAAAGAAAGCTC containing:
- the LOC107954560 gene encoding uncharacterized protein gives rise to the protein MGTVSDSPEDSPNPNPPPSPPSDFPSKSESNAPEQVTPWIDSAVEQALLYQKIIEQNVNDAIKASRSRLSEIRSTSSAHFNLTIESLKDVKSQLDVYEDLAFGKVKEGINIAASNPLITGGAAVGLGFLVLKRPRHLLYYKTLRLFQSEESLISKADIRVKELRQSIDRLKAESEKLERSASVAEDELIRGQTKLRQAGKQIRSVIQSAYKIERQAAGLKDTLGELPSREASRFRSQVSNLASQAKRERNVLTKEVSKISNHGIAV